The Coffea arabica cultivar ET-39 chromosome 2c, Coffea Arabica ET-39 HiFi, whole genome shotgun sequence genome includes the window TCTTGGAGTCGttagtttttaaaattaaacaaaaatacaCTGTTATTTTTATCTCATGGGAAGGATACATGGATTTAAGGTTCAAATTGCTTTTATCTTTGCCTTTTCTATCTTGGCCCTCATGAACAAGCTCCTTTTTTCTAAACAAAGATTTGACCAATAATAATGTCATGCCAATGCAAACATTATTCATCCTACATAATTAAGTCTTAAATTAGGCCAGGCAAGTTGGTAGCTTTCAATCTAACCTCCCCTGACATGTGAGCCAGGACACTGCTACAACAAAAGCTGTTTAATGTCAGCGCAAAAGATGATTCACTCTAATTGGCTATCAGGCCTTTGGGTAGAAAATCCTATGCTGTCAGACCCTTTAATCTTTTTGGTAAAAAGTCATATATAATACTATTATCAGTAGAATAATTTATCAAGTCGACCTGCACTGAGAGCTCCTGAATTGAATTCCTTTCTTGTATCATACAAGATACTGTGACTCAAAAGTACTTGGATTATAATGAGAATCTGCACTTCAATTCTGGAAGCGATATCATTGCAGCAATATCAGGGTTTAGTTCCATCCACTACTCATTCTAAACTAGTCAGCCTTAATTTGGAGCTTTTCAAAATTCATAAATGATATTCTGTTCCAAGAAATCAATATACAACAGGCTTTTGCTTATTAAGCCATTGATGATTTATCATTTGTTGAATTGTTGATCAATTTACATACTTCATCATTTACTGACAATGTTAATCTTCTGTGTTTTGTGGATGCAGATTATTTTATATGCAGAATTATACGTAAGTAGATCTTTCTCAACTTCGAGCTTTTTTCATACTTTGGTGTCAGTTACATTGCCATACCTTGGAAGTATAATCTAACAGTATTCTGATAAAGTaacaaccaaaacaaaaaaggaaggaaatcaAAGAAAGTGCACACTCACTCATTATATAGGTCTTTCAAGTGTTGCAGTTTGCTAGTTTGTTAATTTTTTCGCTTCAGTCTATACTTTTAAAGGTTTTGAACAATCGTGGACACTTTTATCAGTGATGTTGATTCTTGCGGCATCTGGTTTGAACTGTTATCCTCATCTAGCAAtagattatttgtcaaattttagATTGCTTCTTTTCATTTGGCATCTAATATTTTATGTTGGATTTCTAGTTGCGGCATGTGTGTCTTGATTTGGCTAGATTATGACATACCTTGAAATGAAGGCTATGGAGACATAAGTGAACTTTTGGAATTCGTCTCCCTAATTTTTTTCTGGCAACATGCAGCATTTCCTACTCTTTTAGTCTGATTTATATATCATGCTACTACTAAAGATTCCGTGTTCTGGCCTTGCAGGCTTGTTGTGTTGAGTATATCATTCTGGAGAGTGATAACTTATCATCTCTGTTTCCTAATGCACATTTAAGCTTGGGAGGACTTGAATTAAATTCAAAACACCTATTTGCTTTGCTCACTACCCTCACTGTTCTCCCTACTGTTTGGCTGCGAGATCTCACTCTGCTTAGTTACATCTCAGGTGAGTGATTTATTGATTAAGGAACTTTTCAAAGGAAAGAAGTGCAGATTTTGAATATGATAGTGTAAGTATATCTTTCTTGAAATGTTCTGCACTGGTAATCTAGCAGATTGTATTGTCTCTTCAGCTGCGTTCAGGTAAAAGTTACCAATAATTTCCAAGTATTACCAGTGTTATATCTAGTGTTTCTCCTATTAAATTTGTGCTATAGGAGATTTTAGATCAATATTGGGTCAAAAGCACTCTCATCTGTCCCTTTAGGAAAATCAGCTTACGCTCTCATTGTTTCTTTGTGAATCTCTTTTGTTAATCTGAGTGTATCATGCACTGGGTGTCATGTACACTAAATTAACCATTATCCTCGTTTGTAAATTACTCTCTTTAGCTGGAGGAGTTATTGCTTCAATATTAGTGGTCTCCTGCTTATTCTGGGTTGGCTTGGTGGACAAAGTTGGCTTTGAGCCCGAGGGGACCGTATTAAATCTCTCAACTCTTCCTGTTGCTATTGGCCTATATGGTTATTGCTACTCAGGCCATGCGGTTTTTCCCAATATCTACACATCAATGGAGAAACCTAGCCAGTATCCTGCAGTTCTCTTAACCAGGTAAATCATGCAACAGCTGTCCTGTGAACTGTTACATATTGTGTTGGCACAGAAAAGGCGGCCTTCATTTTCTACATTATACATGCTTGAAAACTTTCTTTAACTGCCACTCTGAGTAGATATTAGAAACTCATAACAACATTATGTCATTGGAAGCTTGCACCAACGTCTGGCACCACTTTGCACATTCCTTACATTGCATCATCATATTGGCATTAGTAATCCTGTATACAAGGTGGCATATCTCATTAGGAGCTTCAAAtgtttttttcttgattttttcttgtttttgcgtTGAATCTAGTTTTGGAATCTGTACTCTGATGTATGCCGGAGCTGCCGTATTGGGATACTTGGTGTTTGGAGAATCAACAAAATCACAATTCACTCTTAACTTGCCCCAAGATTTAATTGCCTCCAAAATTGCTGTCTGGACAACGGTAGGTCATTTTAAAGTTTCAGTGAAATGCTTCGCGGTGTTTTCTTTGATTCTTAATATTTGGACACATGCTAAGTTCACCTACCTTAACCACGTAAAGCACCATGTGAGAGGGCTTATCTTTCACATTTtgcttactaatttattatgcTTCCTCTTGGACTCTTTGACCACTGTATCAAACttgaactggttttggaatttgaaTTGCAGTTAGCTGGCTTATTTTGATTTTGCAGCCTATGCACTATCTATAACTTCTGTTTTGTCCTTGCTATTTTGCAGGTTGTTAATCCATTTACAAAATATCctttttagaattaaaattgctGACTAGAATTTGCATGCACTACAATCACTTCTGACAGCAATTCCCGCTTCTGATCAGCATATGTATTTAGGACATGATACTGGAGACAAAAAGGGATAGAAATTTTATTGCCAAAACTTTTAAAATCTGTAGATACTGGTTTACTTTTCAAAACAGCATGCTGAGTATTTGTTTATCAAGATAAGAACAATAAAACCAATGTTGTAGTGCTTTAGCAACTTAAGTATCAATGCACAATTAAAAATCCCAAAAAGTATATTGCTCAGGAAATTTAGGATGTAATTTCTCACAATGGTAGTATCTGTTTGGATGATCTTCTTGAAGCTGTTAGATTTGCCAAACTGTGATGCTTTTAATCACAATGGAAGAGCTGAATTTCCTTAATATGAAACACATATGCTTTAACCATGACTCCTGTGGCCTTGTGTCTGGAAGAACTGATACCTGCAAACCACATGAAGTCTCACATATACTCAATCCTCATAAGGACAGTGCTAGTTGTCTCTACTCTGATTGTGGGCCTTTCTGTTCCGTTCTTCGGTAAGTTTCATTTGCATATTTGGCAGTGTAgcttctcaaattttttcttcgACTATGTTAATTGGCCGAGTCTATCATGATGCAAATTGCATCAGTTTCCTATTTAGTTGGGATCTATTTTTCCAACTTTTTAAGAGCTGAGCTAAACAGTATCatactgcttttttttttccttttttttttttttttctttttcaggtCTGGTCATGGCACTTATTGGATCTTTACTCACAATGCTAGTGGTAAGTCCTACTATACCACTTATTTGCAGTTACTTCTCCTACCACCTTCACATTGCCAATTTCAGTTTCTTCAGTAAGCTgatttcagaattttttttcccagACATTTATACTTCCTTGCGTTTGCTATCTTCGCATCttgaaaggaaaaacaaacCAGTTCCAGGTAAAACCAACTCGTGCCCCGCATTTTTATTCCACATTCCGCAAACCATGCTCAGATATGATTATTTATTGATTAATGGGAATGGAAAGAAACATGCTACATAGACGAATGATTGAGATTAAAATCTCAAATCCATCTAATCCTCATAGTAACaagtggaagaagaaaatcATTCCGGAAATCGGAACACCTGATGCAGCTTTGAGAGATGAGGCGTATAGAACAAGCACAAATAAGCCACACTATCGCTTTGTGCATGAGAAACATTAGGTGCCTAGGCCTTTGCTTGACACCCGTTGTTTACTGTTTAGTCAGTCTTTTTATTTCCTGTTCATCCTTGCAGGTAGCTGCTTGTGTATCGGTCATAATAGTTGGATCTGTGTCATCTGCTTTTGGTACTTACTCAGCTGTCTCCCAAATTGTTGAGAACTTGATCAGTTgagctaaaacttttatgtggTACTCGCAACAGGGATAACCTTTTTTCCCTCAACGGAGAATATCCATTCTTTCCTCTTTTGAAACTGGGATTTTGTAGGGTACTTTATACACATTGTGccattttcccaaaattttttGTGATGTATCATTTAATGTTTAGTTAATTCTCAAAACTATATTGCATGAAATTGTCATGTGTCTcaagtttcattgaaaattaTAGCTGCATACATTCTAGATGTGTACTTGATCAACCtgcaaaattcaaaaagaaaattcttgATAAGAAGCTTTGTCCCACACTTTGCAGCCCACTAAGTTAGCCACAAATGTGCATTTTTTCTCCCCTTTACAAGATCTCTTGTTCCACTGCAGTATTTGCTAACATCAACATTTTCTGGCCATCTGAAGAGATGTCCATTATCCAAAGTAAAATTTAAGATCAGATAGGTTTTTTTTGGTATATCCATAGATGAATATTCAGTTTAACTAATGGATATAACTATAGCAGATACTTATTTTCATCTAAATGTTTTGATAAGCACTTAAACAGATATCTGAAAGGCTTTTTTACAAGTTACAGTAATGTCAGACTATAAAGTTTGTCATCATCATGGAAATCTTACTTTTAAGATTGTATGGATATCTCTTGCCATCTATGTTTAGGGTCATTTTACTTTGGATCCGTATCTATAACTTCAACAACTTATCTTCTCTAAAAAATGATGATGATAAACTTCGAAGGTACAATTTTTCAATGAGAGATCACAGGCTCATATTATTACAAAAACAAGCATAAAATGTAAACACCAGCTGATTTAAACGTGCAAAAAATAGGAGATTTTTTGTTGAAGTATCTACGTTTAGCAAGTTTTTGCAATGCATTTCTTAAAGATCTAAATATTAGTTTAGTCCCTTCATAAAAGGTAAGGGTACACAACAAATAAATCATTCAGCAATATTAGCTTATCATGTAAATGTATAAAATTGTAGAACGtgtttaaaaattacaaatgcGACAGGTATAATAAGTATTAATGCTCTCCAATAATGTCAATTGCTGCACTACTAGAACTCTAAAAGATTTTGGTGCACCAAACAATTTTTGAAGATTTTGATGTAGCAAATGTGAATGCACTaaacaatttttgaataaaaccTAATTCATCCTTTTTTGCAAATACCATTAGTGGAACAAGAGCCAGTAGAATTGTTAGTTAGTTGTGATTTTCCAAAGCATTAACTTTTAAACTTGGCTTACAAGTTTGAATTGTAACAAGTGTTATgatctactttttttttttttttttttatcttgtgTTATGATTTACATTGACTTCTGTAACTGTAAATACATAAATAGCAATGGAAAAGTACACATTGTGTGTCTCATTTTACTATTAGTAAAAGAAGCTAGTTAATCGGATCGGATTTACTTCTGTAAATGTAAATGTCTAcgttgacttttttttttcggagacgATAAAACTATTCTATTCTACACTAAGGGGAGGGGGCGGACCTAAGGAGGTTCAGGGATAATCCGGAGGAGACTGAACTACTACCGGACTAGACGGGTGCACAGCACACCcgtctgaattttttaaaaacaaaccACTTAAATATGACATTTTTTGATGGGAGGCAAGGTTCCCACCCCATCCACTTAGGCGGTGGCCACAAGCCCAAAGATTTGAAACCTTGTCTACGTTGACTTCTGTAACTGGAAAGGAGACATTCTGGAAGCCTAAGCCATAATGGAGGAAAAGATAGGAGAACCAAGACTAGAGGAGGCTTTGGCAGTCAGAACAGCTATGCAATTAGGAAAAGAAACACGTTGGTGGAAGATTGAAATGCACTGGAGGATATACAAAAGTTGAGGGAGTTTTTTGATCAATGCAATTTCTTCTTTATATGTAGAGAAAGAAATCAGTTGTGTCATGGCTTTTATGTTAGCTAATGATGTATATTGGAATACCAATTTTCTGGGTTGGATAAAAGATCAAGCACGAAAGAATTGTGAAGGTAGCTTATCCTCTTTTTGTAAAGCATACTTGTATTATCAAGTTAAGTCAATACAAATGCCATCGtttgtacccaaaaaaaaaaaaaaatgtatctcATTTTACAACGTTGTTGTAGCTTTGTGCAATTGTACTTTGTCTGCCAATCTTGTCGGGTCAATACTAGCAGTCCCGGAATAAAACCTTAACCCATTTCCTCAATAAAGTCTTCATTTTTTGTCACTTGTTCTTTTGTCGGAACTCAGAATTCAGAATCCTCGTCCCCTCAAATTCTCCACATACTATTCCAGGGTTTAAGACTTCATCTTTCCCATCCCCCAATTTCTGATTCCCTCCCCCACGCCCCCGCCcagaaaaaaaggagaaaaaaaaaaaacacacacacacacacacacacacacacagagggGAGGAACACAGGGACATGTCTGGAATAATGAAAACACATCCTACCAATGAGTATTTGCATGAAAGGATGCTCTTTTTCGGCCCAACATTAGAGACTAGAATGATTTTTTCGGTTCCAAATGAAAAAATTCAATCAAAGATTAATAGAATAAGATTAATTGGCGGCGGAGGAAATAAGGTGAAGGGCAAGGCAGCTTTATTAGCTAATTATAGTGATGAAGGGTCTGTTCAAGGGGCCCTTGACAATTCCCCGATTTCTATAGAGCTAGAGCCAATTTTAAGCGAATCCCAGTTCGATCGGGTCATTGCTGAAGCTCAACAGCTTGAAGAACCAATTTTAATTGTATGGTATGCAGTCGACATCAtagattttatttgtttttgggTCTTGTGATTTGAATGAAAAAGTTGACTTTTACATTGTGTTGGCATTTTTTGTTGCATGTTTTTCCCAACTTTTTTCCGTTCGAACAATTGAACGTCTGGTCTTAGTAAATATCGTTTCTTGTCGATGTAGAGGCTAACGTAGTGCAGAAGGCAGTCGGGTTGCTAATAACTTTGTTTAAGCATTTTGTGTCCGTGAACTGGGTCAAAAAGTTATTGGGCTAGTCTTTATTTTTTGCTGTTAGACTATTGCCTTTTCAT containing:
- the LOC140035004 gene encoding amino acid transporter AVT1C-like, producing the protein MKNSVSEQSFYIESDEEDEEKALEKEDSEDGNNSDSSTYSNEDERPESKSITTSWPQSYRQSIDLYSSVPSPSLNFLGTPTLSRLGSSFISSSLTRRHTPEVLPSLQKPLLPPVADARQPPERRSSHSLLPPMQRRPSLRKGTADRKSSKVSHEVSLPRQSSYGQAVVNGINVLCGVGILSTPYAVKEGGWVGLSILFIFAVVSYYTGILLRSCLDSQPGLETYPDIGHAAFGNVGRIAISIILYAELYACCVEYIILESDNLSSLFPNAHLSLGGLELNSKHLFALLTTLTVLPTVWLRDLTLLSYISAGGVIASILVVSCLFWVGLVDKVGFEPEGTVLNLSTLPVAIGLYGYCYSGHAVFPNIYTSMEKPSQYPAVLLTSFGICTLMYAGAAVLGYLVFGESTKSQFTLNLPQDLIASKIAVWTTVVNPFTKYALTMTPVALCLEELIPANHMKSHIYSILIRTVLVVSTLIVGLSVPFFGLVMALIGSLLTMLVTFILPCVCYLRILKGKTNQFQVAACVSVIIVGSVSSAFGTYSAVSQIVENLIS